In Paludibaculum fermentans, the genomic stretch TCGATTGGCGGGACCAACCGCTGCTGGTTCGCAAAATGATCGCTGAACTCGAGGCAGCACTCAATTGGGCGGTGCTGCAGGACTGGGCCGTGGCGGTCCAGCTCACACGGCGCGCATTTCTGTTCCTCTCGTCAGAACGGCGAAGGATGGAGTCCGCGCTCTTGATGAACCGGTTGTTGGGAATCGCCAGGGAGCGGCGTGACCAGCAAGTGGTGAAGGACTGCGAATGGGAGTTGTCCTGGTTTCAGGACGGCCGGGGCGACATCTACCGGCCGGCCGAGGGCGGAGAGCAGATGTCGCTGTTCTGACAACAACTTAGGCCGGGGATTGCTCGGGGGCCGGTGCGGGGAAACGCTGCGAGAACCAGAAGGAGTGCTGGGTGGCGCCAAGGCGCTGGTAGTGTTCCAGGCGCGCCCTGCCCTCGGCGACGCCGGGCACTTGTCCTGCCGGAACCCACCATAGGCAGTAATGCGGCAACTCCATTCTTTCGAACCACTTGGCGCGGTCGCGAAAGACCTCCACGTGGCGTGAAGAGTAGGTATAGTCACGCAATGCTTCGACTGAGGTCCAAACG encodes the following:
- a CDS encoding DUF3291 domain-containing protein encodes the protein MDFHLAQINIARLVAPIDDPRISGFVRQLDEINALAESSPRFVWRLKSDSGNATDIAYSDDPFLIVNMSVWTSVEALRDYTYSSRHVEVFRDRAKWFERMELPHYCLWWVPAGQVPGVAEGRARLEHYQRLGATQHSFWFSQRFPAPAPEQSPA